taaatttttgtttagtgTATGTATGTTGTACCTTTGTATAAATAGGCAGCGATCCTTCTGAACTCAGTAAGTtcatgtttttcaagtttttgagcTAACGCAATATTATCGAAATTATCAAAGGCATCTATTGATGTTCTTAGTCCTTGGTAATCTTCCTCATTAATCAGTAGTCCATTTAATGCTTCGTTTATCGCTTTGTTATTCAAGCTTTGCACAGACCGCAGATAAGTTTTGACTAATTGAAGATGACCTTGTTTAGTGAAAAAACTAACAGCTCGGGTATGATCCATTCGAGGGGCAAGCACCAATAGCATATCATTTAGCAAAAGAGGCTTGTATTCTAGATAAAACTGTATAGCTTTGTAATACAATTCAATGTTAGCTACTTTGGTAATGATGTCCTTAAAATGACCTTCACGCCATGCTTCTGTTGGATGGGCTATCATCGCCAAAACTGCATTGTCATATTCTTCATacttatcgaaaagaaatacgAGTTCAGACCACAAATGCGCTTGTTCTGCAGCTCGCAGCACTTTTGGAATGTTGACACGTGACCAGAAGAGCTCTAAATGCTCTCTCATTTTGATAGGTTTATACTTTGAATATAATATAGCTAACTCTGTAAACATTCCCATATGCGCACGTTCTAATCCAAGTGCAGCCTCTAGTAGACCGATTAATTCCTCGAAGTGGCCTCGTTCTTGATAATAAGTGATCAAATCTTCTAATTCATCAGCGTGCACCACTATATGAAGGCCACACATTTGAGCAAGCCTAAATTCTCCTGCATCTACACAAGCGAAACAAACTTCTTTCCACGTTCGAGTTGAATTAGCCTTGCGGGCGCCATCTACTGCTCCCTGGAATTCTTGTAGATGTACAAGTGTGATGGCAAGACGTGCAAAATTACTGACGTTATTATAAAGAAGTTTAGCTGCTTCAAacattttatcattaaaacaacGGTctccaattttttgaatatcagcATGATTCGGTCCAGAAACAAATTCTTCTAAGTCTGCTAAACGACCAGTACGAGCGTATGCATAAATAAGTTCACTTTCTATATAGCTTTCGCGAGTTTTCTTACGAGCCATTTGCAGATAACGAACCAAATCCTCCCAAGAATTATTTTTACTAGCTGTTTCAACTACATCCATATACGAGCTAGGGTCATCTGCTTTAATGTAACTGTCAATAGCCTCTTTAACAAATCCTTGCTGGAGTTGAGCACGAGCTAATTGCGACCATACCGCAGATTCGTTGCATCTTTCAGCAAATTCATTCGCTCGTTCAAGATTTTGAACTTGTTCTATTAATACTTGTATGGCTGAAGTattaacatcaaattttttgaatatagcAAAAGCTTCTTCGTAAAGTTCGTTATTGATAGCGATGTTGGCTATATCGGGTGCGTCATAATTATCCAACCGATTAATATAATCCATAACTCTACTGCGGTCAGCTTTTATAGCAGTAAGGATCAAAAGGTTCTGTAAATTCCGATGATCTGAGAAAATTGAAGAATCCAATACGATTTTTTCCAGTAATTCTATCAATTCATTCGGCAAATCAGCAGTCATAAAAGCTTTTACTGTTACTGAGATATCATCCGGATCTTGAGTTTCAGAGAGTGCTGTTTGCACCACTTGATCAATAAGTTGTCGTTTATAAGGATTTGCTTCAGATAATACATCTGTCCATAATTCAGGATCACGGCGGCGGACGAGATATCGAGCTTCCGATTTGAATAATGAATTTTCATTACAGACTGATATCAATTCTTTGTCACAGTGGCCTCGTTCATAAGCTACGCATGCAAGATGAGGATCGCGTTTCTCGCAGTAGCGCCCTACAACTCTACTGTCGTAAAACTGGTTTTCTTTGAGAAAACGTTCTGGATTATTGTTTGAATCTATATATATTTTTGCAAGAGCATTATGAGTAGCTGGTTCGACACATCCTTCATGAACACGAGATTCAAGCCAAGGCAATAGAAGCTTGAGGCGATTTCGTTTCTCAACTTCTTCGACTAGTTCATCGGTAGAAAATTGTCCTTTGACaactaaaatcaaatttttgattatatCTTCCGAACAGTCCACGTCCAATAGACCACCGATTACAACTGGCAATCTTGACGGATTAAccttttgaacataaatttcaatgtatttttgtaaactattcCTGTATAAATAGAGAACCAAATCATGTACAAAATCGAATCTATCGCACACAATGATCAAAGGAAGCTGATCGGTGAGTTTGGcttccttcaaaaaatttttaactctCTCAGCATTGTAGCAGTTAGATTCACGGCATATACGCTCTACTTCTTTGATTTGATTGGTTTTGCAAGCAGCctgaatgtatttgaaatgaaCTTCGGAGTCTTGGCTGAAATTAACAATTGATCCTAGGAAGTAGAACAATCCTTCATAGCTTTTGAAGCTTTCAAACAAATCGATGAGAGCCTTCGTTGTAAGTTGCTCATGATACTTAGTAGCAATTTGTAcgcaaatttgcatgttttgacGAATATTTGCTGTTAGCATGGCCTTCAAACATTCCAATGAGTCTTCAACAGAGAGTGTTCCGAAAAATCCTACTAACCAATCTCCATTCAATAGATGTGTATGAACAACTGCCCTTTTTATGTCATATAAATCAGTATAGTGCTCCAAAGCGCGTTGAAGAAGGCCTGCCTTTTCGCATAACTGGGCAATATGTGCTCTGTCATAGTGTGTGAACATTGCATTTCCGAGAATAGCATCAGCAACCTGTGGAGCTGACATGAGGTTCATTTCCAGTAATCGCGTCTGAAGAGAGCCTTCACTAGAACGGTTGTTCTTAAGGGCATCTAACAGGAAAGCAGTACATTGTTGAACCATATTTTGTTCCATGAATATGTCGATTATTTGATTAATGTCACCTAATGGCTCGTCGTCGGCTACCAACATACTAGCAAATCCAGCTCCTTGTTCAGGATTTGTACGCATAACAGAACGCAATAGGAAAATGTAATCCGGCGAATAATTCACTTTTTTCGCATATAGAACAATTTTTTGGAACTGACCAGTTTCCGCAAAACATTGAATTACTTTATTGG
This sequence is a window from Uranotaenia lowii strain MFRU-FL chromosome 3, ASM2978415v1, whole genome shotgun sequence. Protein-coding genes within it:
- the LOC129754152 gene encoding clathrin heavy chain isoform X1, whose protein sequence is MAQSLPIRFQEHLQLTNININASSISFTNLTMESDKFICVREKVGETAQVVIIDMNDAQNPIRRPISADSAIMNPASKVIALKAQKTLQIFNIEMKSKMKAHTMTEEVVFWKWINLNTLSLVTETSVFHWSMEGDSTPVKMFERHSSLNGCQIINYRTDPKQTWLLLVGISAQQNRVIGAMQLYSVERKVSQAIEGHAASFASFKMEENKEPSTLFCFAVRSAATAKLHIIEVGAPPTGNAAFSKKAVDVFFPPEAQSDFPVAMQVSPKYDVIYLITKYGYIHMYDIESGTCIYMNRISADTIFVTAQHENSGGIIGVNRKGQVLSVTVDEEQIIPYINNVLQNPDLALRMAVRNNLAGAEELFVRKFNTMFQNGQFAEAAKVAAIAPKGILRTPQTIQKFQQVPAQPGNNSPPLLQYFGILLDQGKLNKYESLELCRPVLAQGRKQLCEKWLKEEKLECSEELGDLVKPTDPTLALSIYLRSNVPNKVIQCFAETGQFQKIVLYAKKVNYSPDYIFLLRSVMRTNPEQGAGFASMLVADDEPLGDINQIIDIFMEQNMVQQCTAFLLDALKNNRSSEGSLQTRLLEMNLMSAPQVADAILGNAMFTHYDRAHIAQLCEKAGLLQRALEHYTDLYDIKRAVVHTHLLNGDWLVGFFGTLSVEDSLECLKAMLTANIRQNMQICVQIATKYHEQLTTKALIDLFESFKSYEGLFYFLGSIVNFSQDSEVHFKYIQAACKTNQIKEVERICRESNCYNAERVKNFLKEAKLTDQLPLIIVCDRFDFVHDLVLYLYRNSLQKYIEIYVQKVNPSRLPVVIGGLLDVDCSEDIIKNLILVVKGQFSTDELVEEVEKRNRLKLLLPWLESRVHEGCVEPATHNALAKIYIDSNNNPERFLKENQFYDSRVVGRYCEKRDPHLACVAYERGHCDKELISVCNENSLFKSEARYLVRRRDPELWTDVLSEANPYKRQLIDQVVQTALSETQDPDDISVTVKAFMTADLPNELIELLEKIVLDSSIFSDHRNLQNLLILTAIKADRSRVMDYINRLDNYDAPDIANIAINNELYEEAFAIFKKFDVNTSAIQVLIEQVQNLERANEFAERCNESAVWSQLARAQLQQGFVKEAIDSYIKADDPSSYMDVVETASKNNSWEDLVRYLQMARKKTRESYIESELIYAYARTGRLADLEEFVSGPNHADIQKIGDRCFNDKMFEAAKLLYNNVSNFARLAITLVHLQEFQGAVDGARKANSTRTWKEVCFACVDAGEFRLAQMCGLHIVVHADELEDLITYYQERGHFEELIGLLEAALGLERAHMGMFTELAILYSKYKPIKMREHLELFWSRVNIPKVLRAAEQAHLWSELVFLFDKYEEYDNAVLAMIAHPTEAWREGHFKDIITKVANIELYYKAIQFYLEYKPLLLNDMLLVLAPRMDHTRAVSFFTKQGHLQLVKTYLRSVQSLNNKAINEALNGLLINEEDYQGLRTSIDAFDNFDNIALAQKLEKHELTEFRRIAAYLYKGNNRWKQSVELCKKDRLFKDAMEYAAESHQCELAEELIEWFLEREAYDCFSACLFQCYDLLRPDIILELAWRHNITDFAMPYLIQVIREYTFKVDKLELADAERLKDGESSEHKSIILPEPQLMLTAGPGIGLTQYNPQFTGAYVTTQQQFPGYSGL
- the LOC129754152 gene encoding clathrin heavy chain isoform X2 — translated: MAQSLPIRFQEHLQLTNININASSISFTNLTMESDKFICVREKVGETAQVVIIDMNDAQNPIRRPISADSAIMNPASKVIALKAQKTLQIFNIEMKSKMKAHTMTEEVVFWKWINLNTLSLVTETSVFHWSMEGDSTPVKMFERHSSLNGCQIINYRTDPKQTWLLLVGISAQQNRVIGAMQLYSVERKVSQAIEGHAASFASFKMEENKEPSTLFCFAVRSAATAKLHIIEVGAPPTGNAAFSKKAVDVFFPPEAQSDFPVAMQVSPKYDVIYLITKYGYIHMYDIESGTCIYMNRISADTIFVTAQHENSGGIIGVNRKGQVLSVTVDEEQIIPYINNVLQNPDLALRMAVRNNLAGAEELFVRKFNTMFQNGQFAEAAKVAAIAPKGILRTPQTIQKFQQVPAQPGNNSPPLLQYFGILLDQGKLNKYESLELCRPVLAQGRKQLCEKWLKEEKLECSEELGDLVKPTDPTLALSIYLRSNVPNKVIQCFAETGQFQKIVLYAKKVNYSPDYIFLLRSVMRTNPEQGAGFASMLVADDEPLGDINQIIDIFMEQNMVQQCTAFLLDALKNNRSSEGSLQTRLLEMNLMSAPQVADAILGNAMFTHYDRAHIAQLCEKAGLLQRALEHYTDLYDIKRAVVHTHLLNGDWLVGFFGTLSVEDSLECLKAMLTANIRQNMQICVQIATKYHEQLTTKALIDLFESFKSYEGLFYFLGSIVNFSQDSEVHFKYIQAACKTNQIKEVERICRESNCYNAERVKNFLKEAKLTDQLPLIIVCDRFDFVHDLVLYLYRNSLQKYIEIYVQKVNPSRLPVVIGGLLDVDCSEDIIKNLILVVKGQFSTDELVEEVEKRNRLKLLLPWLESRVHEGCVEPATHNALAKIYIDSNNNPERFLKENQFYDSRVVGRYCEKRDPHLACVAYERGHCDKELISVCNENSLFKSEARYLVRRRDPELWTDVLSEANPYKRQLIDQVVQTALSETQDPDDISVTVKAFMTADLPNELIELLEKIVLDSSIFSDHRNLQNLLILTAIKADRSRVMDYINRLDNYDAPDIANIAINNELYEEAFAIFKKFDVNTSAIQVLIEQVQNLERANEFAERCNESAVWSQLARAQLQQGFVKEAIDSYIKADDPSSYMDVVETASKNNSWEDLVRYLQMARKKTRESYIESELIYAYARTGRLADLEEFVSGPNHADIQKIGDRCFNDKMFEAAKLLYNNVSNFARLAITLVHLQEFQGAVDGARKANSTRTWKEVCFACVDAGEFRLAQMCGLHIVVHADELEDLITYYQERGHFEELIGLLEAALGLERAHMGMFTELAILYSKYKPIKMREHLELFWSRVNIPKVLRAAEQAHLWSELVFLFDKYEEYDNAVLAMIAHPTEAWREGHFKDIITKVANIELYYKAIQFYLEYKPLLLNDMLLVLAPRMDHTRAVSFFTKQGHLQLVKTYLRSVQSLNNKAINEALNGLLINEEDYQGLRTSIDAFDNFDNIALAQKLEKHELTEFRRIAAYLYKGNNRWKQSVELCKKDRLFKDAMEYAAESHQCELAEELIEWFLEREAYDCFSACLFQCYDLLRPDIILELAWRHNITDFAMPYLIQVTLMA